Proteins encoded together in one Betaproteobacteria bacterium window:
- a CDS encoding CoA-binding protein: protein MQRGIGFSYNFAPGNSSDVDISDLINFLVEDETTRSIACVFEGISDGTRFLKAARRALERGKPVIAYKMGRNDLSRSTALSHTGTLTGSNVAYEAAFERAGVVRVDDFEAVLETAAFFSKAGKPVTSGIGVMSASGGAAVMAADKADDLGVSLPPLAPQTSAKLREKMPDFGSSANPCDITAASLHDHTMYGHCIEAFAADPSFAAVVVPMMTAFAPNTVERARYLCDLAQQLDKPLCIVWLNEWYQGPGSEVYDASRSLSMFRSMRRCFAALKSWMEYHERRDGLLARQTQRLASEQHTARAIALLGQRQAGEALSEGASKALLASYGIPVTREKLARTEDEAVEAANELGYPVVLKAESAAIPHKTEAGVVHLALADEPAVRKAYRSIEETVERLPDRPRLAGVSVQEMIGGGIEVIAGVRNDPQFGPLVVCGMGGVLVEVLRDTSAALAPMSKDEALEMLRKPKGYKLLTGFRGGKPVMLDALAEAIARVSELGFDLRDRLAELDVNPILASAERVVAVDALAVISRRGVDR from the coding sequence ATGCAGCGCGGTATCGGCTTCAGCTACAACTTCGCACCCGGAAATTCCAGCGACGTCGACATCAGTGATCTCATCAATTTCCTCGTCGAGGACGAGACGACGAGGTCGATTGCATGCGTCTTCGAGGGTATTTCGGACGGAACGCGCTTCCTGAAAGCGGCAAGGCGTGCGCTAGAGAGAGGCAAGCCCGTCATCGCCTACAAGATGGGACGGAACGATCTCAGTCGCAGCACCGCCCTTTCGCATACCGGTACGCTCACCGGCTCCAATGTCGCGTACGAAGCCGCTTTCGAGCGTGCGGGCGTCGTTCGCGTCGACGACTTCGAAGCGGTGCTGGAGACAGCAGCGTTCTTCTCCAAAGCGGGAAAGCCCGTGACGAGCGGCATTGGCGTCATGTCGGCGTCTGGCGGAGCCGCCGTCATGGCCGCAGACAAAGCGGACGACTTGGGAGTTTCATTGCCTCCGCTTGCGCCCCAGACCTCAGCGAAGCTGCGCGAAAAGATGCCGGACTTCGGCTCGAGCGCAAATCCATGCGACATCACGGCTGCGTCTTTGCACGATCACACGATGTACGGTCATTGCATCGAGGCTTTCGCGGCGGATCCCTCGTTTGCGGCCGTCGTCGTGCCTATGATGACGGCGTTCGCACCCAACACCGTTGAGCGTGCGAGATACCTGTGCGACCTCGCGCAGCAACTGGACAAGCCCTTGTGCATCGTATGGCTCAACGAGTGGTACCAGGGGCCGGGCAGTGAGGTGTACGACGCCTCTCGGAGCCTTTCCATGTTCCGCTCGATGAGGCGATGCTTCGCGGCGCTCAAGTCATGGATGGAATACCACGAGCGGCGGGACGGGTTGCTCGCGCGGCAAACGCAAAGGCTGGCCAGTGAACAGCATACGGCGAGGGCGATTGCGCTCCTTGGCCAGCGCCAGGCGGGAGAAGCGCTGAGCGAAGGTGCGTCGAAAGCGCTCCTCGCAAGCTACGGCATTCCGGTCACTCGCGAGAAGCTTGCACGCACCGAAGACGAGGCCGTAGAGGCCGCCAATGAACTCGGCTACCCGGTCGTATTGAAGGCGGAGTCCGCAGCGATACCGCACAAGACCGAAGCCGGTGTCGTGCATTTGGCGCTCGCTGACGAGCCCGCCGTGCGTAAGGCCTATCGGTCGATCGAGGAAACGGTCGAGCGTCTCCCCGATCGCCCACGCCTCGCCGGCGTGAGCGTGCAGGAAATGATCGGCGGCGGAATCGAAGTGATTGCCGGAGTACGAAACGATCCGCAATTCGGACCGCTCGTGGTATGCGGTATGGGTGGCGTGCTCGTGGAAGTCCTTCGAGATACCTCAGCCGCGTTGGCACCGATGAGCAAGGACGAGGCGCTCGAGATGCTGCGCAAGCCCAAGGGATACAAGCTGCTCACGGGTTTTCGGGGCGGGAAGCCGGTGATGCTCGACGCGCTCGCGGAAGCAATCGCGCGAGTCTCGGAGCTCGGGTTCGACCTGCGTGATCGGCTTGCGGAGTTGGATGTCAACCCGATCCTCGCGAGCGCGGAACGCGTCGTTGCCGTGGACGCGCTGGCCGTGATCTCGCGACGTGGAGTAGACCGATGA
- a CDS encoding thiolase family protein, giving the protein MTQSLRNEAAIVGVGESDIGKVPHMTGLGLNAQAARRALDDAGLEVGDIDGLLTAYSFSEPYFMLGTVLCEYLGLKPRYCSAMIAGGATPAVMLGHAAAAIATGMASTVLVCTGENRATGLTRDAAVSALASAVGHPYFEAPYGPSIPGCYAMIARRYMHEYGITREQLAQVAVTTRRHASLHPNSHMKQLITIEDVLASKEIAAPLNILDCCLISDAAGAFIVTSAERARDCKGKPAYLLGVGERHTHEHLLCAESLVHFGAADSGKAAYDMAGLGPQDIDVAQLYDCFSIVPVIELEELGFCKPGEGGAFYAEGHAEIGCKLPVNTHGGMLSHAHAGATGGLLGIVEAVRQLRGGLGERQVEGAEVALVHNEGGVLSSHCTVILANSPR; this is encoded by the coding sequence ATGACCCAATCACTGCGCAACGAGGCTGCGATCGTCGGCGTGGGCGAGTCCGACATAGGCAAAGTGCCGCATATGACAGGCCTCGGGCTGAATGCACAGGCCGCGCGCCGCGCGCTCGACGATGCCGGGCTCGAAGTCGGAGACATCGACGGCCTGCTTACGGCATATTCGTTCAGCGAACCGTATTTCATGCTCGGCACCGTGCTGTGCGAATACCTCGGTCTCAAGCCGCGGTACTGCTCGGCGATGATCGCGGGTGGCGCCACGCCTGCGGTAATGCTCGGTCATGCCGCGGCGGCTATCGCAACGGGAATGGCGAGCACGGTGCTCGTGTGCACCGGCGAGAACCGCGCGACCGGGCTCACTCGGGACGCCGCTGTGTCGGCCCTGGCTTCGGCGGTCGGGCATCCCTACTTCGAAGCGCCATACGGACCCTCCATTCCGGGGTGCTACGCCATGATCGCGCGGCGTTACATGCACGAATACGGCATTACTCGCGAGCAGCTCGCACAGGTCGCGGTGACCACGCGCCGGCATGCATCGCTGCATCCCAATTCGCACATGAAGCAGCTAATCACGATCGAGGATGTGCTCGCTTCCAAGGAGATCGCGGCACCGCTCAATATCCTCGACTGCTGTCTGATATCCGATGCGGCCGGCGCTTTCATCGTCACTTCGGCGGAGCGTGCGCGCGACTGCAAGGGCAAGCCGGCGTACTTGCTGGGGGTGGGCGAGCGTCATACGCACGAGCACCTCCTGTGCGCGGAGAGCCTCGTGCATTTCGGCGCGGCCGATTCGGGCAAGGCGGCATACGACATGGCGGGGCTCGGGCCGCAGGACATCGACGTGGCGCAGCTCTACGACTGTTTTTCCATCGTCCCGGTGATCGAGCTGGAGGAGCTCGGGTTCTGCAAACCGGGCGAAGGCGGGGCTTTCTACGCCGAGGGTCACGCGGAGATCGGTTGCAAGCTCCCTGTCAATACGCATGGCGGCATGCTCTCGCACGCGCATGCGGGCGCGACCGGCGGACTTCTCGGCATCGTCGAGGCAGTGCGCCAACTCCGCGGCGGGCTGGGCGAACGTCAGGTCGAGGGCGCCGAAGTGGCTCTGGTGCACAACGAGGGCGGGGTGCTTTCATCCCACTGCACCGTGATTCTCGCAAACAGCCCACGGTGA
- a CDS encoding acyl dehydratase has product MTTQNRGLYWEDFEVGRTFVTPKRTITSTDIVNFACLSGDFNEVHTNWEYAKTTPFGEPIAHGPLVYAIMGGLQYASGVNDGTLLALLQVDNWRMLAPVKHGDTLHMESTVIEKKESSKPDRGVVKFRRRFMKHDGVAVQEMETTLLYRRRAGAGV; this is encoded by the coding sequence ATGACGACGCAGAATCGCGGTCTCTATTGGGAGGATTTCGAGGTCGGTCGGACTTTCGTGACGCCGAAACGGACGATCACCTCGACCGACATCGTGAATTTTGCCTGCCTGTCGGGGGATTTCAACGAGGTGCACACGAACTGGGAGTACGCCAAGACGACGCCGTTCGGCGAGCCCATTGCGCACGGTCCGCTCGTCTACGCCATCATGGGCGGGCTTCAGTATGCGAGCGGCGTCAATGATGGGACCTTGCTCGCCCTGCTGCAGGTCGACAATTGGCGGATGCTCGCACCGGTGAAGCACGGTGACACGCTGCACATGGAGTCGACCGTGATCGAGAAGAAGGAGAGCAGCAAGCCGGACCGGGGCGTGGTGAAGTTCAGGCGGCGCTTCATGAAGCACGATGGCGTCGCGGTGCAGGAGATGGAAACCACGCTGCTTTACCGCCGTCGGGCGGGCGCTGGGGTTTGA
- a CDS encoding tripartite tricarboxylate transporter substrate binding protein, with protein MRAPAQVSLRRVAGPIVVLGLALGAADPSHAQAYPNKPIHFIVPHSVSGSPDILARLLALRLGEALGQQVVVDNQPGAGGVMGAEKAARAAPDGYTLLTGSSAIVINPSLYPKVGYDVQRDFQGITALASAPLVLVVHPSLPVRSTRELIALARAKPGAINYASGGSGSAAHMAAELFKSMTGVNLVHVPYKGTAPALADLVGGHVSVAFYTLSAIGGHVKAGRLRPLALTGLERSSGMPDVPTVAESGLPGYEASTWIGVLAPSGTPRGLIDRLHAEIIKILAMPEIKERVTSLGFSLIANTPEEFSAQIKSDLAKWARVIRVSGARVD; from the coding sequence ATGCGAGCTCCGGCACAAGTCTCGTTACGGCGTGTTGCTGGTCCAATCGTTGTCCTGGGCCTTGCGCTTGGAGCTGCGGATCCCTCGCACGCCCAGGCGTATCCGAACAAGCCGATACACTTCATCGTTCCGCACTCGGTGTCGGGCTCTCCTGATATTCTGGCTCGCCTTCTCGCCCTGCGACTCGGCGAGGCGCTCGGACAGCAAGTCGTCGTGGACAATCAGCCGGGCGCGGGTGGCGTCATGGGCGCCGAAAAGGCGGCACGCGCCGCGCCCGACGGCTATACTTTGCTAACGGGCTCGAGTGCTATCGTGATCAACCCGAGCCTTTATCCCAAGGTGGGATACGACGTGCAGCGTGATTTTCAGGGCATTACCGCGCTTGCATCCGCACCACTCGTTCTCGTTGTGCATCCGTCGCTGCCAGTGCGCTCGACCCGCGAGCTGATCGCGCTCGCGCGGGCCAAACCGGGCGCAATCAACTATGCGTCTGGCGGAAGCGGCTCCGCCGCTCACATGGCCGCGGAGCTCTTCAAGAGCATGACTGGCGTGAATCTCGTGCACGTGCCTTACAAAGGCACCGCTCCGGCGCTTGCGGATCTGGTGGGCGGCCATGTGTCGGTCGCCTTCTATACGCTATCGGCAATTGGCGGGCACGTAAAGGCAGGCAGGCTCAGGCCGCTTGCCCTTACCGGGCTCGAGCGCTCTTCGGGTATGCCCGATGTACCAACCGTCGCCGAAAGCGGCTTGCCGGGCTATGAGGCAAGCACGTGGATTGGCGTTCTCGCGCCGAGCGGCACTCCGCGCGGGCTTATAGATCGCCTGCACGCCGAGATCATCAAGATCCTGGCCATGCCTGAAATCAAGGAGCGCGTTACGTCGCTGGGATTCAGCCTCATTGCCAACACGCCCGAGGAGTTTTCGGCGCAGATCAAATCCGACCTTGCCAAGTGGGCGCGAGTCATCCGCGTCTCGGGTGCAAGGGTTGATTGA